From the genome of Triticum aestivum cultivar Chinese Spring chromosome 3B, IWGSC CS RefSeq v2.1, whole genome shotgun sequence, one region includes:
- the LOC123069418 gene encoding FK506-binding protein 15-like: MGCSGSKEVAVAEVAYRPPATSVSLFDISAVEEPWLIAKQNAAAANGDVEPDQSDDEYEDDDEEEEEEEEEQDAKKPTAGVALPILDKLDGYELAPASWSEVSKALEDIKPTLDSKQTTDPKPAPKKKKKKKKQPAEAQAQPAAPPPTQKEQTSQTPSVAGTGEAAKKAPPPPTPYARGASDSDTRKPAPPELTGRRVVKENPFLLRDRETKNADGTAAAPKWRRRDPFEGYPERRPPGASGGGVVLYTTTLRGVRRTFEDCERARAAVETCAEAAGLTVDERDVALHGEYLRELRELLAADEEQGAGVSPPPRLFVMGRYLGGAEACAELVESGKLAEMLRWARARGEACAAKDGRGCEGCGGARFVPCLECGGGCKVVVGGTGGVVERCGKCNENGLMMCPICH, from the coding sequence GTCTCCCTCTTCGACATCAGCGCCGTCGAGGAGCCGTGGCTCATCGCCAAGCagaacgccgccgccgccaacggcGACGTCGAGCCAGACCAGAGTGATGACGAATACgaagacgacgatgaagaggaggaggaggaggaggaagagcaggaCGCCAAGAAGCCCACCGCCGGCGTGGCGCTCCCTATCCTCGACAAGCTCGACGGCTACGAGCTCGCGCCGGCGTCGTGGTCCGAGGTGAGCAAGGCCCTTGAAGACATCAAGCCTACGCTCGACTCCAAGCAAACGACGGACCCCAAGCCTGCccccaagaagaaaaagaagaagaagaagcagccagCTGAGGCACAGGCCcagccggcggcgccgccgccaacgCAGAAGGAGCAGACGTCCCAGACGCCGTCTGTTGCCGGCACGGGAGAGGCTGCCAAGAAggccccgccaccgccgacgccgtACGCGCGTGGCGCATCGGATTCTGACACGAGGAAGCCCGCGCCGCCGGAGCTCACAGGGCGGCGCGTCGTGAAAGAAAACCCCTTCCTGCTGCGGGACCGCGAGACCAAGAACGCGGACGGGACCGCCGCCGCGCCCAAGTGGCGCCGGAGGGACCCGTTTGAGGGGTATCCCGAGCGACGCCCCCCGGGCgcgagcggcggcggggtggtgctgTACACGACGACGCTCCGCGGCGTGCGGCGCACGTTCGAGGACTGCGAGCGCGCGCGTGCGGCGGTGGAGACGTGCGCGGAGGCGGCGGGCCTGACCGTGGACGAGCGCGACGTGGCGCTGCACGGGGAGTACCTGCGCGAGCTCCGGGAGCTGCTGGCGGCCGACGAGGAGCAGGGCGCCGGCGTCTCGCCGCCGCCGAGGCTGTTCGTGATGGGGCGGTACCTGGGCGGCGCGGAGGCGTGCGCGGAGCTGGTGGAGAGCGGGAAGCTGGCGGAGATGCTGCGTTGGGCCAGGGCGCGCGGGGAGGCGTGCGCGGCCAAGGACGGCCGCGGCTGCGAGGGGTGCGGCGGGGCGCGGTTCGTGCCGTGCCTGGAGTGCGGCGGCGGCTGCAAGGTGGTGGTCGGTGGCACCGGCGGCGTGGTCGAGAGGTGCGGCAAGTGCAACGAGAACGGCTTGATGATGTGCCCCATCTGCCACTGA